A portion of the Magnolia sinica isolate HGM2019 chromosome 17, MsV1, whole genome shotgun sequence genome contains these proteins:
- the LOC131231875 gene encoding uncharacterized protein LOC131231875 yields the protein MRERCGGDIVRPRATRFATNYIALSSLLKHKQGLRELFASHDYVKWKKRLTKVTYRIEELVLGNSFWDKVRGVVSIIEPIYVVLRMVDNETNPSMGSLYPSIQLMKEAIMVKAPNAYKWVHAIIDDRWERTLSHPLHQAAYFLNPKYHYSQNLFDDNSLKRVVHEVYDHLFPDCPGKGTFGSEIVKFRDAVGMFRCHPAVKSRNAMMPRESL from the exons ATGCGCGagaggtgtggtggggatatagtgcgcCCCAGAGCGACGCGGTTCGCCACAAATTATATTGCCTTAAGTAGCCTTCTCAAACACAAACAGGGGTTACGAGAGCTTTTCGCCTCTCATGATTACGTAAAATGGAAAAAGAGGTTGACAAAAGTAACCTATAGAATTGAGGAGCTGGTGCTGGGAAATTCATTTTGGGATAAAGTGCGTGGTGTTGTGAGTATTATAGAGCCTatttatgtggtgttgaggatggtggacaatgagacaAATCCGTCAATGGGGTCGTTGTATCCGTCTATACAACTGATGAAAGAGGCTATCATGGTTAAAGCTCCcaatgcatataagtgggtgcatgcaataatagacgaTCGTTGGGAAAGGAcgctttctcacccactacatcaggctg CATATTTCCTAAATCCCAAATACCACTACAGCCAGAACCTCTTCgatgataattcattaaaaagggttgtgcatgaggtgtacgatcacttattccccgactgtccagggaaaggcacctttggtagtgag ATTGTTAAATTCCGCGACGCAGTTGGGATGTTTAGGTGTCACCCTGCAGTGAAGTCAAGGAACGCCATGATGCCACGTGAGTCACTGTAG